Sequence from the Rutidosis leptorrhynchoides isolate AG116_Rl617_1_P2 chromosome 3, CSIRO_AGI_Rlap_v1, whole genome shotgun sequence genome:
CCCATTCAATCTCATTAAAACAACCTCTGAATTTCCACACACCAGCAACCGTAACGGCTAAACACCTGAAGTTCCTAGATCAGTGGGTTGATATACTAGGGTCTTGCAACGGGCTTGTTTTAGGCAGTGATATACATGACAACCTCTGTTTTGTAAATCCAACTACAAGAAAGACATTGAAAGTTTCAGGTGGGGAAACATTTGGTACGTATGGATTTGGTTATGATTCTTCTACGGATGATTATAAAGTAATCTTCATTCCTGTTAAGTTCAAATTTGCACGTGTGTATAGTTTCCGTAGGCATTCATGGAATATGTTGCCTAATTTCCCTTACCAACAAGATGACTACTTTTGTAAACGTGGTCAAGGGGTACTCTTAAACAATAATCTTTACTGGCTAGTTATAAGAAGCTACTCAAAAATGACTATTATTGCCTTCAATTTAGCTAATGAAGAATTTCATGAAATCGAGCTACCAGATTCATTTAGG
This genomic interval carries:
- the LOC139900092 gene encoding F-box/kelch-repeat protein At3g06240-like — protein: MSDPHDPMCALNRLPPDLIEAILLFLPPKSLGRFKSVSKRWYSLISSHRFIKIHIQKFSKNNPNSEPTNLILLSRDFTHSISLKQPLNFHTPATVTAKHLKFLDQWVDILGSCNGLVLGSDIHDNLCFVNPTTRKTLKVSGGETFGTYGFGYDSSTDDYKVIFIPVKFKFARVYSFRRHSWNMLPNFPYQQDDYFCKRGQGVLLNNNLYWLVIRSYSKMTIIAFNLANEEFHEIELPDSFRCSQIFAVDGKLAAVVPK